The Streptococcaceae bacterium ESL0687 genome has a segment encoding these proteins:
- a CDS encoding glucosaminidase domain-containing protein: MNIPIYTNRVLQLATAGSIGLSILGLSSPKEASAASIQEMAAVAQQIAPQYGLYPSVMAAQAILESGYGKSSLATNYNNYFGIKGAGVSLKTVEYLNGAWVDMIQSFKIYNSIYDSFSSNGALLYYNSIYYGTHVANTNSYKDATAALQGVYATDPGYSAKLNKIIEEYGLSAYDYNYGYSYGSQTTETSYATSTSYQTSESNGGNYTVKSGDSLWAISQKYGTSVDQLMANNNLSTDTLMIGQTLYV, encoded by the coding sequence ATGAATATACCAATATATACAAACCGTGTACTCCAACTAGCAACTGCTGGAAGTATCGGATTATCAATTTTAGGCCTATCTTCCCCTAAAGAAGCAAGTGCTGCTTCTATTCAGGAAATGGCTGCCGTTGCTCAACAAATCGCCCCTCAGTATGGTCTTTACCCGTCAGTTATGGCTGCCCAAGCTATCTTAGAATCTGGTTACGGTAAAAGTAGCCTTGCTACTAACTACAATAACTACTTCGGTATCAAAGGAGCTGGTGTCAGCTTAAAAACCGTTGAATACCTTAATGGAGCTTGGGTTGATATGATTCAATCATTCAAGATTTACAACTCTATTTATGATAGTTTTTCTTCAAATGGAGCCCTTCTTTACTACAATTCAATTTACTACGGTACTCATGTGGCGAATACAAATAGCTACAAAGATGCAACTGCTGCCCTCCAGGGAGTCTATGCTACTGACCCTGGATACTCTGCCAAATTAAATAAAATCATTGAAGAATATGGACTCTCTGCGTATGATTACAACTATGGATATAGTTATGGCAGTCAGACAACAGAAACATCTTATGCCACTTCTACTAGCTACCAAACTAGTGAAAGTAATGGAGGTAATTATACCGTTAAATCAGGTGACAGCCTTTGGGCAATTTCACAAAAATACGGAACCTCTGTTGACCAGCTGATGGCTAATAACAATCTTTCAACAGATACTCTTATGATCGGCCAAACCCTATATGTATAA
- the fusA gene encoding elongation factor G, with translation MAREFSLENTRNIGIMAHVDAGKTTTTERVLYYTGKIHKIGETHEGASQMDWMEQEQERGITITSAATTAQWKGNRVNIIDTPGHVDFTIEVQRSLRVLDGAVTVLDAQSGVEPQTETVWRQATDYKVPRIVFANKMDKIGADFYYSLSTLHDRLNANAHPIQIPIGAEEDFVGIINLVNMTAEIYTNDLGTDIKELVVGSDEFKAELAALNFDADEYEALAEEWHGKLVEAVAETDEDLMMAYLEGEEISQEELKAAIRKATINVEFYPMLAGSAFKNKGVQMMLDAVIDYLPSPLDIPAIKGINPDTDEEETRPASDEEPFAALAFKIMTDPFVGRLTFFRVYSGILQSGSYTLNTSKGKRERIGRILQMHANTRKEISEVYAGDIAAAVGLKDTTTGDTLADEKHKVILESIEIPEPVIQLSVEPKSKADQDKMGVALQKLAEEDPTFRVETNVETGETVISGMGELHLDVLVDRMKREFKVEANVGAPQVSYRETFRSATEAEGKFVRQSGGKGQYGHVWVEFTPNEEGAGFEFENAIVGGVVPREYIPAVEKGLEESMANGVLAGYPMVDIKAKLYDGSYHDVDSNETAFRVAASMALKAAAKKANPVILEPMMKVTITVPEENLGDIMGHVTARRGRVDGMEAHGNSQIVNAFVPLAEMFGYATTLRSSTQGRGTFMMVFDHYEDVPKSVQEEIIKKNGGQA, from the coding sequence ATGGCACGCGAATTTTCATTAGAAAACACTCGTAATATCGGTATCATGGCTCACGTCGATGCTGGTAAAACAACAACTACTGAACGTGTACTTTACTATACTGGTAAAATCCACAAAATCGGTGAAACTCACGAAGGTGCATCACAAATGGACTGGATGGAGCAAGAACAAGAACGTGGTATCACAATCACTTCTGCGGCTACAACTGCACAGTGGAAAGGTAACCGTGTAAACATCATCGACACACCAGGACACGTGGACTTCACAATTGAGGTACAACGTTCACTTCGCGTACTTGATGGAGCTGTTACAGTACTTGATGCTCAATCAGGTGTTGAGCCTCAAACAGAAACAGTTTGGCGTCAGGCTACAGACTACAAGGTTCCACGTATCGTTTTCGCTAACAAAATGGACAAAATCGGAGCTGATTTCTACTACTCACTTTCAACTCTACATGACCGTTTAAACGCAAACGCTCACCCAATTCAAATTCCAATTGGAGCTGAAGAAGATTTCGTAGGTATCATCAACCTTGTAAACATGACAGCTGAGATCTACACTAACGATCTTGGAACTGACATTAAAGAACTTGTTGTTGGATCTGATGAGTTCAAAGCTGAACTTGCTGCTCTTAACTTCGATGCTGATGAATACGAAGCACTTGCTGAAGAATGGCATGGTAAATTAGTTGAAGCTGTAGCTGAAACTGATGAAGACCTAATGATGGCTTACCTTGAAGGTGAAGAAATTTCACAAGAAGAGCTTAAAGCTGCTATCCGTAAAGCAACAATCAACGTTGAATTCTACCCAATGCTTGCTGGTTCTGCCTTCAAGAACAAAGGTGTTCAAATGATGCTTGATGCGGTTATCGACTACCTACCTTCACCACTTGACATCCCTGCAATCAAAGGTATCAACCCAGATACAGACGAAGAAGAAACTCGTCCAGCATCTGACGAAGAGCCATTTGCAGCACTTGCCTTCAAGATCATGACTGACCCATTCGTTGGACGTCTTACTTTCTTCCGTGTTTACTCTGGTATCCTTCAATCAGGATCATACACACTAAACACTTCTAAAGGTAAACGTGAACGTATCGGACGTATTCTACAAATGCACGCGAACACTCGTAAAGAAATCAGCGAAGTTTACGCTGGAGATATCGCAGCAGCTGTTGGTCTTAAAGATACTACAACTGGTGACACTCTTGCAGACGAAAAACACAAGGTTATCCTTGAGTCAATCGAAATTCCAGAACCAGTTATCCAACTTTCTGTTGAACCTAAATCTAAAGCTGACCAAGATAAGATGGGTGTTGCCCTTCAAAAACTTGCAGAAGAAGATCCAACATTCCGCGTTGAAACAAACGTTGAAACTGGTGAAACTGTAATCTCTGGTATGGGTGAACTTCACCTTGACGTCCTTGTAGACCGTATGAAACGTGAATTCAAGGTTGAAGCTAACGTTGGTGCTCCACAGGTATCTTACCGTGAAACATTCCGTTCAGCTACTGAAGCCGAAGGTAAATTCGTACGTCAATCAGGTGGTAAAGGACAATACGGACACGTTTGGGTTGAATTCACTCCTAACGAAGAAGGTGCTGGATTCGAATTCGAAAACGCAATCGTCGGTGGGGTTGTACCACGTGAATACATCCCAGCAGTTGAAAAAGGACTTGAAGAGTCTATGGCTAACGGGGTTCTTGCTGGATACCCAATGGTTGACATCAAAGCTAAACTTTACGATGGTTCATACCACGATGTCGATTCAAATGAAACTGCCTTCCGTGTAGCAGCATCTATGGCCCTTAAAGCGGCAGCTAAAAAAGCTAACCCAGTTATCCTTGAGCCAATGATGAAAGTTACAATCACTGTTCCTGAAGAAAATCTTGGGGATATCATGGGACACGTAACAGCTCGTCGTGGACGTGTTGATGGAATGGAAGCTCACGGTAACAGCCAAATCGTTAATGCTTTCGTACCGCTTGCTGAAATGTTCGGATACGCAACAACTCTACGTTCTTCAACTCAAGGACGTGGTACATTCATGATGGTATTTGACCACTATGAAGATGTTCCAAAATCTGTTCAAGAAGAAATCATCAAGAAAAATGGTGGACAAGCTTAA
- the rpsG gene encoding 30S ribosomal protein S7 yields MSRKGQAPKREVLPDPLYNSKIVTRLINRLMLDGKRGTAASIVYGAFDQIKETTGNEPLEVFETAMENIMPILEVRARRVGGSNYQVPVEVRPERRTTLGLRWLVTISRQRGEHTMQDRLAKEIMDAANNTGASVKKREDTHKMAEANRAFAHFRW; encoded by the coding sequence ATGAGTCGTAAAGGACAAGCTCCAAAACGTGAAGTTTTGCCAGATCCGTTATATAATTCAAAAATCGTTACACGTCTTATCAACCGCCTTATGCTAGACGGTAAACGTGGAACAGCTGCTAGCATCGTTTATGGTGCATTTGATCAAATCAAGGAAACTACAGGAAATGAACCACTTGAAGTTTTTGAAACTGCAATGGAAAACATCATGCCTATCCTTGAAGTACGCGCTCGTCGTGTTGGTGGATCAAACTACCAAGTACCAGTTGAAGTACGTCCAGAACGTCGTACAACTCTTGGACTTCGTTGGTTAGTAACAATCTCACGTCAACGTGGTGAACACACTATGCAAGACCGTCTTGCTAAAGAAATCATGGACGCAGCTAACAACACTGGTGCATCTGTTAAGAAACGTGAAGATACTCACAAAATGGCAGAAGCTAACCGTGCATTCGCTCACTTCCGCTGGTAA
- the purR gene encoding pur operon repressor, with translation MKRSERLVDFTNFLLNNPNQLTSLTFFSKRYDAAKSSISEDLLIIKKIFEESEVGKITTYAGVSGGVTFTPGISDDYSLTLANDLLDDIVKDNRILPGGYIYLSDVLGDPKVLKNIGKIIAHEFRDEKIDAIMTIATKGVPIAQSVAEILGIPFVIARRDPKITEGATVSVNYMSGSSARVEKMTLSKRSLKSGSNVLLVDDFMKGGGTFDGMKSLVSEFDCKLAGVAVLAEGVFNGERQIDEYRSILKVDKLDIQSGKIDVSLGNIYK, from the coding sequence ATGAAAAGAAGCGAACGATTAGTAGATTTTACAAATTTTCTACTAAATAATCCAAACCAGCTAACCTCACTAACATTTTTCAGTAAGAGGTATGATGCAGCAAAATCTTCTATTTCAGAAGATTTACTAATTATTAAGAAAATTTTTGAGGAAAGTGAAGTAGGAAAAATTACAACCTATGCAGGTGTAAGTGGTGGTGTTACATTTACTCCAGGAATTTCTGATGATTATAGTTTAACCCTTGCTAATGATTTACTTGATGATATTGTAAAAGACAACAGGATTCTTCCAGGTGGTTATATCTATCTTTCTGATGTGTTAGGAGATCCAAAAGTTCTTAAAAATATCGGAAAAATCATTGCTCATGAATTTCGTGATGAAAAGATTGATGCTATTATGACCATTGCGACAAAGGGTGTTCCTATCGCTCAATCTGTGGCAGAAATTTTGGGAATTCCTTTTGTTATTGCTAGACGAGATCCCAAAATTACTGAAGGAGCTACCGTGTCTGTCAACTATATGTCAGGATCAAGTGCCCGTGTTGAAAAGATGACCCTGTCAAAACGTAGCCTTAAGTCAGGAAGTAATGTTCTTTTAGTTGATGATTTCATGAAGGGTGGAGGAACCTTTGATGGAATGAAGAGCTTGGTTTCTGAATTTGACTGTAAACTAGCTGGTGTTGCAGTCCTTGCAGAGGGAGTTTTCAACGGTGAACGCCAAATTGATGAGTACAGATCAATTTTAAAGGTTGATAAATTAGACATTCAATCTGGAAAAATTGATGTTAGCTTGGGAAATATTTACAAATAA